TCGACCAGCAGCTTGGCGCCGGGCACGTTGAGCACTTCCAGCACCCGCTGGAACGAGCCCACCGCCTTGAGCCCCGGATCGTTCCAGGCCACCAGCGAAACCACCAGGAAGATCGACGCCAGGTAAAAAATGGCGATGCGGTACACCACCAGGTTGGTGGCGCGGCGGATCTTGTCCTTGGGGTTGGCTGTCTCGTCGGCGGCGATGGTGACGATCTCGGCGCCGAAGAACGAGAAGATGGTGATCAGCACGCCGCCGAGCACGGTGCCGAAGCCATTGGGCATGAAGCCGCCGGCGTCCCACAGGCGACTGACGCCGGAGACGTCGGCCAGTGGCCAGACGCCGAACACCGCCAGGCTGCAGACCACGATGAAGGCAATGATGGCCAGTACCTTGACCAGGGCGAACCAGTACTCGAACGCGCCGAAGTTCTTCACGCTGACCAGGTTGGTGCCCGACAGCACGATCATGATCAGGAAGGCGAACAGCCAGGACGGCACCTGCGGGAAGTAGGCATGGAGGATATCCGCGCCAGCGATGGCCTCGACCGGGATGATCAGCACCCAGAACCACCAGTACAGCCAGCCGATGGTGAAGCCGGCCCAGGGGCCGATGGCTTCGCTGGCGTAGGTGGAGAACGAGCCGCTGTTGGGGTTGGCGATGGCCATTTCACCGAGCATGCGCATCACCAGCAGCACCAGCAGGCCGGTCATGGCGTAGGAGATGAGAATAGCCGGGCCGGCGGTGGCGATGGCGTTGGACGAGCCAATGAAAAGGCCGGCGCCGATGATGCCGGCAATAGAGATCATCGATACCTGACGTGAAGTCAGGCCATGCTGCAAGGACCGCTGTTTTTTGTTGTCTGGCGATGCCATGGAGAACCCTCGAGTGGGTCGGCCGCAACGAAGGCGGCTGAAAGTGGCGGCAGCGTTCCTGTGGGGGCGGGCATGCCGGCAAGGGCATCGGCACGCGTCTCCCACACGTCTCGGACTTGTTGCGGGAATTGGCTACCGGCGTATTTTTGTATTGATGGACCTGTCGGTTGCCAGGGTCCAGCCAGGCCAGTATTCATCTCCAGGCAGGTCACAACAAACGACCTTTTCGCAAAACATCATTCCAACTAGGAATCAATACGCTTCACATCCTGCTCAGAATCTTCTGTCATGAAGCTTGCAGAGAGAGCCTTCAGACATCAGGAATTAAACGAATGAGAGCAATCGAATAATTCGTTTGCGCCACCGATTCCCGACGCGCTTGGATACGACCTGACTCGAACAACAGGCCGCGTGCAGATGAATCAGGAAAATATCAGCCAGTCCATCGCCATCGTTCACCCGATCACCCTTTCCCATGGACGCAACGCCGAAGTCTGGGACACCGCCGGCAAACGCTACATCGACTTCGTCGGCGGCATCGGCGTGCTCAACCTGGGCCACTGTAACCCGGCGGTGGTCGAGGCGATCCAGCAGCAGGCCGCGCGCCTGACCCACTATGCCTTCAACGCCGCGCCCCACGGTCCGTACCTGGAACTGATGGAGCGCCTGTGCCAGTTCGTCCCGGTCAGCTATCCGCTGACGGGCATGCTGACCAACAGCGGCGCGGAAGCGGCGGAAAATGCCCTCAAGGTCGCCCGCGGCGCCACCGGCAAACGGGCCATCGTCGCCTTCGACGGCGGTTTCCACGGCCGTACCCTGGCCACCCTCAACCTCAACGGCAAGGTCGCCCCGTACAAGCAGCGCGTGGGCGAACTGCCCGGCCCGGTCTATCACCTGCCCTACCCCAGTCCGGACACCGGGGTGAGCTGCAAGCAGGCGCTCCAGGCTATGGAGCGCCTGTTCAGCGTGGAGCTGGCGGTGGAGGACGTGGCCGCGTTCATCTTCGAGCCGGTGCAGGGCGAAGGCGGTTTCCTCGCCCTCGACCCCGCCTTCGCCCAGGCCCTGCGCCGCTTCTGCGACGAGCATGGGATCCTGATCATTATCGATGAGATTCAGTCCGGCTTCGGTCGCACCGGCCAGCGCTTCGCCTTCCCACGGCTGGGTATCGAACCGGACCTTCTGCTGCTGGCCAAGAGCATCGCCGGCGGCATGCCGCTGGGCGCGGTGGTCGGGCGACAGGCGATCATGGGCGCGCTGCCCAAGGGCGGGCTGGGCGGCACCTACTCGGGCAACCCGATCGCCTGCGCGGCGGCGCTGGCGAGCCTGGCGCAGATGACCGACGCGAATATCGCCACCTGGGGCGAACGGCAGGAACAGGCCATCGTGGCGCGTCACGCGCGCTGGAAAGCGTCGGGAAGGTGCGCCGCGCTCGGTCGCCTGACCGGTACAGGGGCCATGCGCGGGCTGGAGATGGTCAACCCGGACGGCAGCCCGGCGCCGACGCAACTGGCCAAGGTGCTCGAGGCGGCGCGTGGCAAAGGCCTGCTGCTGATGCCCAGCGGCAAGGCGCGGCATATCATCCGCCTGCTGGCACCGCTGACCATCGAGCCCGAGGTGCTCGAGGAAGGGTTGGATATCCTCGAGCAGTGCCTCATGGAGCTGGGCTGAGGGTTACAGGCCCAGCTCTTCGGGGGGGGGCATGTCGCATTCGAAGGCGATCCAGCCGCCTTCGAGCTCGGCGTGGCCGTTGACGATCGGGCCGTAGTAACTCAGGCCGTTCTCCAAGGTGACGCAGATGTGCGTGGCGCCTTTTTCCGGTGCCCCGAGGGTACCGACGAAATGCACTTTCTTCAGCACCTCGGTCACCGCCTCAAGGCCCACGCGCATGTTGGTGTTCTCCGAGGCCTCGGTATCGCCCCCACGGTCTTCGGCGCTGATGGTCACGGTGGCGGTGTACGGGTACTTGGTACTCAAGCGGGGTTACCTCAACAGGTGTATTAGGCGTATGGGCGCGTAGAGTACGGCAGGCGTTCCCGGTTGTCTCTACCGACCTCATCGCGGGGCAAGCCCGCTCCCACGCTGGCCATCGAGCATGGCCTCCCCTGCCCCGATCTGTTAGGGTGCCCGCCGATGCACGCCATACCACGCGAGGATACCGAGTGAGCGCCGAACAACCCCTGATCGCCGACCTGTTCGAGGTCGACAAACGCCTGACCCTCAAGCCCGTCGTGGACTTCAACGCCTACCTGCGCAACGCTTTCGGCGACGGCCCCTGCCGCTGCCACCGCTGCGTCGAGGGCAGTGGCGACGAAAGCGGCTACGAACACCGTCACAGCTTCGAGCTGGAAGGCCGCACCCTGCACCGGCGCTTCGCCAGCACCGCCGGCAGCGACGTGCTGATGGTGCTGAAAAAAGCCTGGTTGTCGTACACCAAGGCCGAGCTGATCACCGTCGGCGTGCTAGACATGACCACCCTCAAGTCATTCACCGAAGCCGCCCTGCACGAACGCCTGCTGGCCCTGCTGCCGGCCAGCGGCCTGGCCCGCGAAAGCGAAGGCCAGTGGCAGTTGCAGGTGCTCGCCGACTGAC
This window of the Pseudomonas mosselii genome carries:
- a CDS encoding amino acid permease; the encoded protein is MASPDNKKQRSLQHGLTSRQVSMISIAGIIGAGLFIGSSNAIATAGPAILISYAMTGLLVLLVMRMLGEMAIANPNSGSFSTYASEAIGPWAGFTIGWLYWWFWVLIIPVEAIAGADILHAYFPQVPSWLFAFLIMIVLSGTNLVSVKNFGAFEYWFALVKVLAIIAFIVVCSLAVFGVWPLADVSGVSRLWDAGGFMPNGFGTVLGGVLITIFSFFGAEIVTIAADETANPKDKIRRATNLVVYRIAIFYLASIFLVVSLVAWNDPGLKAVGSFQRVLEVLNVPGAKLLVDIVVLVAVTSCMNSGLYTASRMLYSLGARGQALLMTRRISGAGVPTVAVVLSTLAGFAGCLVNYVFPGKVFGFLLSTTGAIALLVYLVIAVSQLRMRARAEREGRTPELKMWLFPWLTWLVIGTIVMVLGYMLFSDAYRYETLMTAGVTLFILLVSLTQRRKRGSAWQAA
- a CDS encoding 2-aminoadipate transaminase, which gives rise to MNQENISQSIAIVHPITLSHGRNAEVWDTAGKRYIDFVGGIGVLNLGHCNPAVVEAIQQQAARLTHYAFNAAPHGPYLELMERLCQFVPVSYPLTGMLTNSGAEAAENALKVARGATGKRAIVAFDGGFHGRTLATLNLNGKVAPYKQRVGELPGPVYHLPYPSPDTGVSCKQALQAMERLFSVELAVEDVAAFIFEPVQGEGGFLALDPAFAQALRRFCDEHGILIIIDEIQSGFGRTGQRFAFPRLGIEPDLLLLAKSIAGGMPLGAVVGRQAIMGALPKGGLGGTYSGNPIACAAALASLAQMTDANIATWGERQEQAIVARHARWKASGRCAALGRLTGTGAMRGLEMVNPDGSPAPTQLAKVLEAARGKGLLLMPSGKARHIIRLLAPLTIEPEVLEEGLDILEQCLMELG